GTTGTTAAGTTGGCTTATATTTTACACAAGAGTAACTGGAATTGACTTAGTCATTGATTTACATAACTCTGACTTAGTGAATTGACTTGTATCTAGTTAGTCTAGTTTGAAACCTACCACAGACAGAATGGATCTCATTGTTGGTGATTctccacagagtggaccagcagagctcagagactcccagtgatccatctgtccatcagaatcaaacacagctggactccatatttctggtctgtacatgaacaacaactacttttccatcattctgttcacagtcatctccatgctgcactttgtagaccagtggattgtcagtgtgtcagacatggagctgatgtttggctccatgacttcactctgattggctcattcatctagaattctgttgcagctgctggaggacgacattgttacttttgtgaagaaggagctgaagaagatccagaGAATTCTGATTCAGAGGGAGGATGAGGAactggaggatgaagatgaagatcagaggagcagcagagagtcacTAATAAAGATcacagagaacttcctgaggagaatgaagcaggaggagctggctgatcgactgcagaacagtaagaggatttctctgaaggtttcagcTGCTGGATTAATGAAGATTTACTGATATCTCAACACATGGAACAACATGGATTCAAATCCTTGTCATTTAGAGAGTTTATTTACTATCTTTGTTGTCTTCATTCAGGATCTTCTTTTGAAGTTTGTCAACATAAAATCCAATCTGGTCTGAAGAAGAAGTTCCAGTGTGTATTTGAAGGAATGGCTATAGCGGGAAACCCAACCCTTCTGAATGAGATCTACacagagctctacatcacagagggaggaactggagagctgaatgaagaacatgaggtcagacagattgaagcagcatccaggaaagcagacagagcagaaacaagcatcagacaagaagagctctttcaactcccagctggaagacaagaaccaatcagaaccgtgatgacaaagggagtggctggcattgggaaaacagtcttaacacagaagttcactctggactgggctgaaggcaaagccaaccagaacatccacttcatatttccattcactttcagagagctgaatgtgctgaaagaggagaagttcagcttggtggaacttgttcatcacttcttccctgaaaccaaagaagcaggaatctgcagctttgaagacttccagatcatcttcatctttgatggtctggatgagtgTCGACTTCCTCTGGACTTCCACAAGACTCAGATCCTAACTGAGCCTAGAAAGTCCACCTCAGTGGGTGATCTGCTGACAAACCTCATCAGGGGgaacctgcttccctctgctcgcctctggataaccacacgacctgcagcagccaatcagatccctgctGAGTGTGTTGACATGGTGACAGAGGTCAGGGGGTTCAATGACccacagaaggaggagtacttctGGAAGagattcagaaataaaaaggaGGTCAGAAGGATCATCTCCCATATCAAGAGATCCCGAAGCCTCCACATCATGTGCCAcatcccagtcttctgctggatcactgctacagttctggaggatctgctgaagagcagagagggaggagagctgcccaagagcctgactgagatgtacatccacttcctggtggttcaggccaaagtcaagaaggtcaagtatgatggaggagctgagacagatcctcactggagtccggagagcaggaagatgatggagtctctgggaaaactggcttttgagcagctgcagaaaggaaacctgatcttctatgaatCCGACCTGACAGAGTGTGACATTGATATCAGAGCAGCCTCAGTGTACTCaggagtgttcacacagatctttagagaggagagaggcctgtaccaggacaagatgttctgcttcatccatctgagtgttcaggagtttctggctgctcttcatgtccACCTGACCTTCATCACCTCTGGAGTCAACCTCATGGAGGAAGAACAAAAGGAGTCCTTGATCCAGTTCTACCAGAGTGCTGTGAACAAGGCCTTACAGAGTCCAAATGGACACCTGGACTTgttcctccgcttcctcctgggtctttcaCTGCAGACCAATCAGAGTCTACTACAAGGTCTGCTGacacagacaggaagtagctcacagaccaatcaggaaacagtCCAGTACATCAAGGAGAAGATCAGTGAGAATCTGTCtacagagaaaagcatcaacctgttccactgtctgaatgaactgaatgatggttctctagtggaggagatccaacagttcctgagttcaggacgtctctccacagatgaactgtctcctgctcagtggtcagctctggtcttcatcttactgtcatcagaagaagatctggaagtgtttgacctgcagaaatactctgcttcagaggaggctcttctGAGGCTGCTGCCAGTGATCAAAGCCTCCAACAAAGCTCTGTAAGAACTGTCATGAAAATCACAGTCAGTGAACAAATTAATTTGagtagaaaaaaattgaatattttaataattgctGTCTTATTTCATTTTCCTCAGACTGAGTGGTTGTAAGCTTTCAGAGAGAAGCTGTGTAGCTCTGTCTTCAGTTCTCAGCTCTCAGTCATCCAGTCTCAGAGATCTGGACCTGAGTAACAACAACCTGCTGGATTCAGGTGTGAAACTGCTTTCTTCTGGACTAGAGAGCCCACACTGTGAACTGGAAACTCTCAGGTCAGATTTGTTTGGTTTATTGGAAAGGTGTATCGCATCGGTATATCTAGGTGTACGTAGATGAAATAAGTGAACGTctactgttttatttaataatccacaaagggagaaaaaaagaagatgcatatggggtaagatagctgtTGTTCACAAATTAATACTTTGTACACAACTTTGCAAGAGATCTGAATTCAATATTTAGTTTATGCTTGGCATGTCTCTTTTGAATGCAATTTTTCGTTTCAAATGAGGGATAATGCACAAGCTTGAatataattaaactttttaggAAAATTACAGGAAAATTACCTTGATACCATAGCTtcgttgaataaaaaaatatagagaaaGTGACTGTAAAAATGCAATAACAGCGATGTCCAGCCACAATTTTGTTACTAGGTGAAAACGGCTTATTGAATAGACAATATACCGGACCCAGAGGTggtgggggaaaaaagcatcAGACATTCCTTACAttagttgtaaaaaaaagtctgtttgttgAAAAAAGAGATGTTAATAAGAGAaccatgaacaaaaaaacaaaaacgcccAAACAGATGACAGAGGGATTCCCATCTCTCTGCTGCTGCCATTCTGCTGGTCAGCTGCGTCAGCTGGTGGGATGGAAGCTGGTGGGGATTCCCGCTTCGCTGGCCAGTTTATTCACAGGACGGGCAGGATCGTTTCAGTCCCTTTACCTGTCCAAGTATCCTTACCATGAAATAGTTAGCTTGGAGAATGAATGGAAAATATCAATAACAGCTAAGCTAACATAGAGCTAAAAGTTGGATTTCTTACTGTACTGACGTTGTTTATAatcattatcattattatcattatttccCCACCACATCCTGTCCATGATCAGtattgattttgactgtataatcattgTAGGATATTTTAACATCTATGTTGATAACCTTCAGAACAAAAGAACTAATGACATAAATAACTCTGAACAATTTTGGGTTGACTTAACATGTTTCAGAGCACACACACAACTGAGGGCATATTcctgatttattgatttttttcaggtcTGATCATTTCAAAGGTTGCTGTATGCTATTTGGGTCTGTCTGATtactgctgtgttttcttttggagcacaattccagtacagaaaaataatttgaatgagGAGATCAtaaaacggtatataactgaaaatactagtgacaTTTTCAACCTGGTTTTCTCTCcaactcctcccctctcagggaattcagtcaatgaactttTCAATAGCTTTGATTTCAATATGTCgaatatcatggatagtattgctcctagtaaggtgaaggtgatctctggtaggaaaaaatctccatggagaaattccatactcgtaaagaatggaaaaagaCAGTCTCcgaaatctgaacgcagatggagaaagaCTAAACTGCAGGTTGAGTACgccatctataaagagaaactttacttttagaatttacaactgagcaatgcaaagAAGACCTATTTCTTGACAACATTACCAAAAATGTTCATNNNNNNNNNNNNNNNNNNNNNNNNNNNNNNNNNNNNNNNNNNNNNNNNNNNNNNNNNNNNNNNNNNNNNNNNNNNNNNNNNNNNNNNNNNNNNNNNNNNNNNNNNNNNNNNNNNNNNNNNNNNNNNNNNNNNNNNNNNNNNNNNNNNNNNNNNNNNNNNNNNNNNNNNNNNNNNNNNNNNNNNNNNNNNNNNNNNNNNNNNNNNNNNNNNNNNNNNNNNNNNNNNNNNNNNNNNNNNNNNNNNNNNNNNNNNNNNNNNNNNNNNNNNNNNNNNNNNNNNNNNNNNNNNNNNNNNNNNNNNNNNNNNNNNNNNNNNNNNNNNNNNNNNNNTATGTCAACTGATATGTCATCTCCAACCATAATTGCTAACTTTTGTGGTTTATGCCGTTAGGGCTCACCGAAGGgggtttggcagagtttttatgccaGATGTTCCTCCAGTCACAACCCTGCTTTTTTAAGCACATGAAGACCCAGTTAAGCAGCAGTGTGAGGCATCTTGccctaaggacccacactggattttttttatctaattgcCCGCCCTTGGAAGTGAACTCTGGTGTCCAGTGAGAAAGTCCTACACCCAGCCAACTATAATGCAGCATCACAATTATGTCCTTCTCATCATCAGTATGAAATAGTGGTCAGCTgtaaaattaatcttaaatgtGTTCACATTTTATATTGACTTTTGGCAGAACAAAAAGAGGACAAGCTTTGCACTTTTCCCACTCACGCATGTGCTCTTGTTCCATTTACAACCCATCCTCATACTGCCCAACCTGTCATCTCACTGGCAATAGTTTCAAAACACAGGGGAGTTGTTTTTTCCTGACAGTCAAATTAGTTTAAATTGCCAATTTGTGAAGGCTGATGGGGAAAGCAATGTGCGTTGTGtgaaatttttaaatttcactggaaaaaaaagctgcaatatTTATACAAGTGGGCGGGATCACAATAACACCGCTGTGTGAAAGGACACTTTCCTGATGACGCCACAGGGAAATGTTCATTGTGAGAAGAGATTGTCACTCAAACCCAATATGACAGATCATGAGCTTATTGCTGTCACACCTCCGTGGGCCACTTTCTTTTCCTCCACGTGATAACTGCAGCACGTGTACCCCAGGTTGCTGACtcctgaaaacttttttttgtttcaattaggtgccataaatatgtttttaattatttatttttgtagatgTTGTTTTCATGAATTGATGGTATGAAGCAGACTataattgattgttttatccACCTTGTCTGTCTCTTTGAACAGTTTGTCTGTGTAATAGCTACAGCTAACTAGAGCTAACTAATAGCTAACTATTTCATAAAGTCCAAACCTGCTTCAGCCTCACTACAGTTCTCTTAAACTTTCTGcctttttgttgtgtgtctgcagccTGTCAGGTTGTCTGATCACAGAAGAAGGATGTGCTTCTCTGGCTTCAGCTCTGAAGTTCAACCCCTCCCATCTGAGAGAGCTGGACCTGAGCTACAATCATCCAGGAGAGGGTGGAATGAAGCCACTGTTGGCACAGCTGGAAAATCCACACTGGAGACTGAACACTGTCAAGTATGGTTAAGTTTGCTGTTGAAACGTTTGATACTGATGAAGAAAAGCTACAAATATGCTTGATATCCCTCACTCAGCACTGTGGCTGGATCATCACAGAATCTGTGATTGATTTATTGTCAGTCAGAGGAGTGAACTTGAGTCACTTGACTTGGAGTTAGACTCGAGTcgtgaattttttttactttagacttAACTTGACAAAATGTTTCAAGACTTGCAATTTGACTTGGACTTTATCTTCTGACTTCACTTTGACTTGAACCTTTTGACTCAAAAACACTTGCTACTTTTCCCAACACCTAAATACTGAAAAGTATGTTGACATGAACCACTCTCTGCCTGTctgtctttatatatatatatgaaactGTGTGTGCTGTTGGCACaaaatccaatcaaattaggtcCACATTGTTTTGATCCAACATGATCTAACTAATCAGATGGCAGGACAACCATTTAAGATCATCTGTCAAACAGGCTGCCAGGTTCTGTTCACAACAATGATTCTCAAAGTTATTACTTTTAGATATTAAAATTCTGAAGTGGTAAACAGAAAACAGTTAGCAGAACATGCAGTTTAAAGATGGGTGACAGTGACTCAACAATTTTAAACTTTGTCTAACACTTAAGGTTTCAAAAACAACACTCAACTTTGTTCAGTACTTTAGGTTGCACAAGTGGCGATGCGTTCTGAATAAGAGCTGATGCTAGGTTATTGCCAAATAACTGCTGTACAGTTAAATCAATGGGACTACAAATCCATTGTTTATGTTACACTGTGTGAGTGTGCAGGCGGCTAGGTCTCTACAGCTgaagattttgacatttctataACTCATAAAAAGGCCTCAGCTACTGCTGAAGGTTAGGATCTGGGTCTTTCTTTGACGTTGAT
This Oryzias melastigma strain HK-1 linkage group LG2, ASM292280v2, whole genome shotgun sequence DNA region includes the following protein-coding sequences:
- the LOC112156841 gene encoding NACHT, LRR and PYD domains-containing protein 12 — encoded protein: MDQCEDTQEGAPPPESTLCGEDESQSKAQRNQPGPGVEPSCVSFRSDRSKGLDVDFKGNSSGVEQVDQQSSETPSDPSVHQNQTQLDSIFLLLEDDIVTFVKKELKKIQRILIQREDEELEDEDEDQRSSRESLIKITENFLRRMKQEELADRLQNRSSFEVCQHKIQSGLKKKFQCVFEGMAIAGNPTLLNEIYTELYITEGGTGELNEEHEVRQIEAASRKADRAETSIRQEELFQLPAGRQEPIRTVMTKGVAGIGKTVLTQKFTLDWAEGKANQNIHFIFPFTFRELNVLKEEKFSLVELVHHFFPETKEAGICSFEDFQIIFIFDGLDECRLPLDFHKTQILTEPRKSTSVGDLLTNLIRGNLLPSARLWITTRPAAANQIPAECVDMVTEVRGFNDPQKEEYFWKRFRNKKEVRRIISHIKRSRSLHIMCHIPVFCWITATVLEDLLKSREGGELPKSLTEMYIHFLVVQAKVKKVKYDGGAETDPHWSPESRKMMESLGKLAFEQLQKGNLIFYESDLTECDIDIRAASVYSGVFTQIFREERGLYQDKMFCFIHLSVQEFLAALHVHLTFITSGVNLMEEEQKESLIQFYQSAVNKALQSPNGHLDLFLRFLLGLSLQTNQSLLQGLLTQTGSSSQTNQETVQYIKEKISENLSTEKSINLFHCLNELNDGSLVEEIQQFLSSGRLSTDELSPAQWSALVFILLSSEEDLEVFDLQKYSASEEALLRLLPVIKASNKALLSGCKLSERSCVALSSVLSSQSSSLRDLDLSNNNLLDSGVKLLSSGLESPHCELETLSLSGCLITEEGCASLASALKFNPSHLRELDLSYNHPGEGGMKPLLAQLENPHWRLNTVKAEPAGVQWLTPGLRKYSCRLTIDTNTVNRNLKLSDNNRKVTFETEPLSYPDHPDRFDMCHQLLCRDGLTGRCYWEVEWTDLVYISVSYRGVSRKGSGNDCMFGWNNQSWSLICSHVRGYSVCHNNNEIYISSSLSSSSSPFSPSSTFRVAVYVDCPAGTLSFFKVSSDSLIHIYTFNTTFTEPLYPGFGFRFLTCSSVALC